DNA sequence from the Melospiza georgiana isolate bMelGeo1 chromosome 7, bMelGeo1.pri, whole genome shotgun sequence genome:
TTCATTTCTCTTATCTTCAAGCTCAAGAGCCTGAGCACAATGAGCTGTAACTGATTAATAAACACCAAGCACAAAGACAACTGCAGTGGCCAACTGCTGGTGTGTGACCAGTGTAATGGGATGAAGCTCTGAAAAGCCTCTGTATGAACATCAAATAAGATGAAGACATTTCAACAAAGACCACAATCACTGCAAGATGTTATCTGCACATTTTTCAGGTAACAGATGCTTGTTAGGTGCATGAGCAGCAGGAACCAACCTTCAGTCTGCCACCACTAAGTTCTTCACTAAGTTTCAGCCTGGCATCAACAGTCCTTTTCAAGTCTCGCTGTAAACGGCGACCGAAGTCCCTGAACATGGTTGAGCCTCCAGAGAGGACAATATTCTGTTGTGAATAACAAAATTCATTAACCACATCTGAAAATGCAAGTCTCCACAATACCCACTTCTTAAATTCTAAATGTCTAAACAGAGTTTTAAAAGCTACAGTTAGCAGGTATGCTTTTACTGTAAATGATCTAGCATACAAGCATGACACAACCTGAACTCACCAAGAGTTTGCCACATTAAAATTGTCTGTGCTTTAAAATCCATTTATATCTCACTATATCTCACCACTTTTGCTCAGCTTTTTGtttccctaattaaaaaaagcaCATTCTGAAAATGTCTCAGTGAACAACAAACCCTTCTGCATATTGGATTAATTTCTAGGAGAATGGTTAATTTTGCTCATTTGGTATTGGTTTTTAAGATTTTCAAGTATGTACCTTGATAAAAATTCCGATTCTTCTCAAAcccatatatataaaatagacaTTATAGCTACTGACCTTATATAGAGGACGTCTAACATCAATGGGACAATTCTGAATAACTTCATCTACTACTTCTGAGATTGGTTGCGTGAAGTCAGGATTAGCAAACTGCAATCAGGAATAAAATCAAATCAAGTCATTGTGGAGGACCACACATTGCAAAGGAAAAGAggtaaagaggaaaaaaaaggaaagaaccATTCTGTTACACTAGAGatgtcattaaaaattaataatggaaacaatttttaaatattcttgctgctattttaagtgctttgtgTATCAGCCTGAATTTGTATTAGTAGCAATCAAGAATCAAAGGACACTGACTTGAAACAATGGCCAGTATCTACTTATAAATAAGAAGAAATTAAGTGAAGATAACTACTTCTTTACAATTTTGCAAATAGGATTTCTCTGTTATCATCTAAAACAAAGTCTAGACAATTCAAACCAACTTACTTCAGGATGGAAGAAAATCTCTGGCCCCAGGAATCTCTCGTAACCAACATCAATGGTAAATTCTTTCTTTGAGATAGCATTAATTCCAGTATATTGTTTAATCCACTTTGTACCATCTGTGTCATACTTGTTAAATTCTTTTACTAAGTCAGGGCAAACATAACTAAAGCGCTCCTGAAAAGGGAATAGATACAGTTAGAACTATCTAAAGTATAGAAAACTGGTAAGAAATTTCAAAAAATGTACTAATTTAAACTTTTAAGAGTAAGTATTAAATTGgcagataaaaaataaaacagctgaaCTGACATTTACTGTACACAGGTAGATAATGGCTCTGCTACTACAGATCATTTCTGTGCAGCACTGAAGGCTCTGGCTGAGCTAAATtacttttcttctgcttttcccctAAACTTCCAAGATTGtaagaaattaattctgaaatACATTGAAGAACTGCCAGAGAAACAAAATTGAAGTGTACTTTAAGCTGAATGTCTTTCAGAATAGCTTTGTTCTCTATGTAATGTGTATTACAAAAAAGAACACATTAATATTCAGAAAGAATATAAGAGCAATTACAGCTCTTTTTATGACACATCCAGCCAACAGCATTTCCTACAGAACATTACAATAATAATACCAACAggataataacaacaataatgataatggaggagaagagaaaggggAGACAACAAGTGAAAAGTGAAATTCCAGGCCAGACTGAGCAAGTATAACCCAACTGTAAACCCTGTTATTTCATGTTATTACATTAAGACATTTTTATATTACTTAGAATCAGAGCCCCATTACTCAGAAGTACAATTACTTTCAGATATTCTTGTACTTTAAACTCAGATACCAAGCTGTGATATAAAATAACTTTAAGATCTGCAACATTCACTTACCTTCACTGCTTTAGCTGTTTCCAAGGATTGTTCAGGAGGAATTCCTACTTCTCTCTCCCTCAGCAACTGCTGAATGAAGTATGTGATATCTCTGCCAGCAATTGGAATGTGTTTGATACAGCTGCCAATCACATATCCTTCAGCCTGTAAACAAAATTAATGGGGACAAAAGTGCTGATAAGAACTACTTTCATCAAAGCtcagaaggagagagaaaggcATGGAGTCTAAACTCCTACCCACTACCTGTGGCTCTGAGGCTAAAGCCCTTTAAGACTGGCTCATTTAATTACCACAAATCCAATTCTTCACAGTATAGCCTTACTTTACTTTGCATGGCATTGGTTCATAATTCTTACAAGGTTAGAAGAACAGAAAGGTCACTGGTACATAAGGCAGACAAATCACTATACTCACTATTCCTTGgcctttattttctcttcaaaatgAGGTTACTCTTACCAAAAAGGTCAAGGAACCTTTTTTggtgaaatattatttttgaatAACTGATGTGGCCCTGCAGTCACAGCCACTGATGTAAGACGTTACAATCCACATGAACCAAACTTAATTTTCTGAAAGCAGGGAGAAAATGCATCATTTCAGGACTTTAATTGAGACTTCTCAGAACATCAGACTGGCCTATCAAGTCACCCTTACAAGTCACACTCATCCTGGGGACAagtaaaaatgcattaaaaaatggTCAAGTGTGCAAGGTTGGCCTTCAACCCTACCAGAGCTGCTAAATCCAAACAGAGGAATGCAGATATTACACTCAAAACGCTTAAGTTTTCCTATATACACACACCTCATATTCACACAAAAATGTCTTACTAACACAGAAAATGCTGTCATTAAAAAATCTACCCCTACTTCACTACAGAGATAAGCATTTGTTAATTCCTTTCTATTTTATAACAGAAATGGTAGAACATCTTGACAATTTGTTTAACATGCTTAAAAATTTTACAAGTAAATGACATTCTGCAAAGGAGGTAAATGCTTAAAATGATATAGACTACCTACTCTTAtttcaactaaaaaaaaaaaaaccctaacccacAAGTCAGGAGAAGTTCAACACTATTAAACAGTAATTTTGAACTActaagtaaaattttaaaagtttaccTACAGAAGGTCTGAAGTGTCAATTGTTTCCTAAGCCTTATTAAAAATACACCAACTTTGATGAACACTATATGTCACTATATTTCCCTAAATTAATAACAAATTGCTATATGACAGTGTATGTTTGACCACCACCAATGctactgtttttaaaaaaactgatGTTACTGTGGCATGATAAAGCTTTGTACAGATTTTTGTCTTAAAAATTGTAATCAAActtcattttgaaaatacaaatatatctGCTACATAGACATGAATTTAACTCCCCCAGGAAAGATGGGCAATAATTTGACAGTAAGGAAAATTATTGCAGCTCTAGGTGTTCATTACTTAATAAAACATCACTGAATCATCCAAGTTTCTGCTTCAGCAACTTGAGGTATTGGAACAGATATTCAACACTAACCAACCCTAGGGgttgttttcttcctgtcaaacaggAACTTTGCTTGCATGCTGACACACTACTAAATACTGGGAACAGATGAAGAAAAACTCTAAAAAATACTAACTATATCTGCCCTCTAATACTTTGTATTATTTCTCCTTTATATATAAATGCACTGAactaaatgaaaataagaaGTCAAACTTTTTGTACTGACTACTGTAAGGAGCCTATTCACTCTTACCAGCAAGCCAAAATAGAAATCTGCTAAAGCAATTTCACTCATCACTCAGCATAGCCTTGACAACTCACCTTTTAAGGTAAGTCACTGAAAGACAATCAGCCCTGCCAAACTGAGGGTTACAGAGTTCTTCAAGAGTTTCTGCACTACAAAATGAACCAAAACtcacacccacagccctgggaattATCCGATGTTTCTGAAGACTCCTATCTGTACTTCAGTGTGTGTAGGTGTATATTCAGAGAACTTAGAGGACAAATAATTGTGCACTGAAGCTGTAGTGCAGCTCTGAGGCACACTTACCACAGGAATGACATGGGTGACACCATCTCCACTGTCTATAACTGTGCCAGTCAGTGTTCGCTCTCCTACTTGCCTTGATGTCCAAGATGCAGCTAAGGCAAGGACAGCCTTGGGAAAAAACACACTAAAATCAAATATTGGCAAAACATCTGCCTGCAGACCTCACCTCCCAAAAACAAGCTAACACTCCCATGGTAATTTACAGCATGGAAACTGatttaataatattatatatgtatatacaacAGCTTAGAAAAAAGAGGCtgcaaaatgtaatttttgacAATTGCCTGATGTTTTTTCAGCCATGCTCAAACATAGTTTTTCATTACTTCATACTGAAAGGGATTCAGTTCTTGGATTAATGGAATTATTATGATGTGGTGTggttttttatttacttatgaTGCAACAGATATCATACTCTACTGCTCAGAGGCCTGCAGAGGTAACAGAGGAACAGTGTCCAGTAACCACCCACAGAACCAAAGCATGTCAAACAtgcagtgctggaaatgccagaAGGACATAAACATATTCCAAACACCACTTACACTGTTTTTTCAAAGTGAAATTAGTTTTAGCCCAAGGAAAAATACTGCAGCTGTGATTTCAACAGCCCTCCCCTTACCTGAACAGCAATATATAGCCCTGGAACGTTGAAAGACTCAAACATGATTTCAGCAGTATATTCTCTATTTTCTGGAGTATTTAATGGAGGCTCAGTCTGTGAgacacaaaaaaacaaacaaacaaacaaacacaaaaacaaaaaaccagatGAATTTTACTTACATTCAAACCAAACATTtgactttaaaaaatagaaCCACCAACTCCTAACTTTTAAGATGAGTCATTCAACAACAATAGCATGTAAAAATAGTAAGGACAAAGGGTGCTTTTAAGAATTTATGCAAATtgcaataaaagaaagaaaaacaaaagtccAATAAAAACTACATCAGTTACTGTGCTTAAGAATTTACATCCAAAACCCCCTTTGTGGGCTGGTTAGCTCATTACAACTTTTGATTTCACTTGAAAGAACCAAGGACTATCCAAATATGTCAAAGGATGCAGTTTAGCACATTTAAAGAATGACATTTTTAGATTTCTCAGTGAAAAGACCTGTTTTCCTTCAGAAGGCAGCCACTGTAACACAAGTTGTTATGCTCAGCTACAGGAATGTATTCAAGTGACAGAAGCTGAGCATAAACCATCCCATAATAGTATGCTATAACTTCCATTGAAATATCAAACATACTCAAGGCTCTACTCTGAAGGAGCATTTTGGATAGTGGTAAAAAATActtgagaaaagaaaacacCATTCTTCCATTGCAGCAACTGTGTAACAGGAGGGTAAAAGAGGAGGGAGTCAAATTCTTCACAAAGATGTTGGGACACAAAACTATCTGGGAAATCCTAAGTAGGtattaggaggaaaaaaggtgACTTAAAGGTGGTGAAATATTGAAAAGGGAGCCAGGGTTGCAATGGCATTTTGATCCTTGGAGATATTCACAGCTTGGCAGGACAGAGCATTGAGCAACTGGACCTAATTATTGTTTCAAGAGGATGAAGGCATTCAAACAGGTATGGCCAACACCTCTAATTCCAAACTTGTCTATAAATATCACACTAAACCAAATTGCTTATTTCAATGACCCTAAATAAAATACTAAGGAATAGCAGATGCTTCAGAATAACATTGGCCTTAATTGATATCTGATCAGCCCAAATATGACAATCAACCCTTCCggtttcacagaaaataaaagacagaaatttaTTCTCTAGATACTTCATCCAGATGGCAGTactgtaaaaacaaaataattgcaATTATGTAAAGTCAAAACACAAGTATTGTTTTTGTCTCAAACATATAAACTTGAGATTACTGAATTCagtggagaaggaaaataagaaagtgATGAATCAGACAATTTGGAGGGAAATgagaagagaacagaaaaatgtttgCTGTTCAAACACATTGacatttttagaaaattaaagaaCCTGGATGGCTTAAGGCAGGTCAACAAAGCTCCAGgtaatttatttacttttgctttcaaagtatgaatatttatatttaagaaTTTACATAAATCAACACATTGTTATTCATCACACAGAACTTCTTGAGCAAGGCATAAATCTACCtaccaaaagaaaataatggtCCTCAGGTTCTGCCCTTAAATACTTAAAGATTACTTGCTCCATAAACCTCTCCATCAAGTCCCAGTCTTCAACTATACCATGGCGGATAGGCCACTGGTGgagaaaaatatcaaattaGAATTGcaaacaaatggaaaacaagaaacaaaaaacaccataagcaaacaaaaaaatctgttttcaacTGAAATATGCTTTCAACTGCATATATTAAAAGTATATGATTTACACAGGCAAGAAATCTCAATATAGGCTTCCCCTGTTCCTGTGTGACACCTACTGAAAATTCTGATTGCAATCTTGAGTAGCTGAGACAACacattgcatttttttcagttcagaaTGGTGGTACTGGGATAAACCAAAAGTTCCCCCAGCCCAGTGTCCCACTCTGATGCTGCTGATAGAAGCTGCCAAGGAACAAAAGAATGGGCATTTCCACTTAACACGCTCTCAGCCTCCTTTCACTTATGAggaaattttatatatatctgTAATATAcattttcacagtattttgcAAATTCCCACATGCTCCCCAAAGTCAACAAAACTAATACCAAAgcttattttctatttaaacagagttaataaataaataagatttAACTTATCCAAAAAGCATTCTTAATATTATATTTACTGTACACATGATGCTTGCCAAACAGGATtgaaaaatgatttttaaaaatttccaaGATACCTTGGTTGCATAAGTTGGTTTTTCTATTGCTTCGTCCCCAATGAAGAAGTCTAAATCATCCACACCTTTCAAAACCCTCCTTTGTGCTTGATCCACCACTTTTGCTGACTCTTTGATAGCAATACCTTCAACAGAGAACACAAACATTATTGCAGGTCATATATCCtgcaccaaaaaaagaaaacctacactggaaaaacaaacaccctgATCACAATCATCCTTTGTTTCAAGTGTAACTCAGAAAAGCTACATAGAACACAGATAATTTGACTTCCAGTCATGGGTAAGCATGGTAAGGACTTAGAAAGTAACACAGTAACAGGCTTAACTACAAATTTAATTGTTAGACACCCAGCATGCAATCAGAAAGATAAAATATACTCAGAAACACTAAGACAGGATACCCCTACAGatcttattttatttaacaaacATGCTAATTTTCTGCACACTCCAATAATAACAATTACAATTTTAAGTATTATTATTAGTGTTGCTattctttcaaaaataattacTCCCCAGCCAtgagggctgcagctccagcaatATCTGCTGTATTTTCTCAAATCTTACTAATTGCCTTTAAACACAATCCTTTACACAGATGATGAAATTCACCTATCCAAGCAGAAGTAAATCAGCCTCAACTGTCCTAAGGCTGTGCTCCAAAAGCTCTTTCAATGGCAGAAGTATTTTTTTAGTTCTCACCTTCAGCAAGTTATGTTTGCTCACAATTAAGACTATAAAAGTTATGAAAAGCTGCATTCTGaggcccagcagccagggcagcacagctaCAGGACCTGGAAATCAGCAGCTGAGCTCACagatcctcctcatcctcctcccttcccttcccacagcGAGCAACGCAGACAGAGCCACGGGAACCAAGAAGCTGAGTGTTGAGAAAGACTGAACAGGATGGAACACAAGCCATTATTTTGAGCTCTTCAGGAAGAAAACTGAATCATAGTGCAACTTCTGTAGCTGCttacaggagagcagagaggaagCAGAAGGCTGGGGGAAGCCAAACAGAAGGGGGGGGAGATGGGAAGCAGAAGCTGAAAtcacagggaaggaaatgttGCAAGGCAGGTGCTTGCTGCAAGTCAAGAGAGGAACCCTGACAAATATTTTCAGGTCCTTGTTACAGAGCTCACACATCTGGGGGAATTATTCTGCCCAGATGTGTCTCATCCTCAAGAACTTTCAAGTGAAACCCACCACTTGCCACAGGATTGCTTTCAAACCCAATGGTTTCACTCTGTTACAAGCCTAAAACAAGATGGGAGGTCTCCAATATTTTGCTGCCCTCAAGGCCAGCTTGTTCAGCCCTGCTTTTGAAAGACTGAAACTAGGAGCAAACAACCTGAATCATATcctgaaaacacaaacaagaaaataaatcttgctgaaatctcagctgctgtgcctgaggATGGGCAGCACCCCAGCACTATTCAGAGCAGTTGCCTTTGGTTGGCTTGGCACAAGAATTAAGagcttttaggaaaaaaaaaaattaaatccttgcATTGAATCAATTTTTGTGCTgacactatttttttcttttagaagtCATCAGCTATCACAGATAAACTGAAATAATCAAAAATCAAGGGAACTACTGGGTAATGGAAAGAAGGTGACTCCCATTTTaacaaacagcaggaaaaacctgctgaagtgaacaaaaatgaaacaaaatgaatGATCTAAGATCTAAAAAGCAGCCAGGGAAGAAAGTAGTGAACCCAAGCTGCATCAAAGCATTGGCCCAAGAGATTCTCATTTACTTCACTTTTCATGTAAGCATTTATCATCTCTACAGAAGCATATTCAGAATAAAATCAAGAACACCTCATAAGGAGATAAAAATTTGTTAAGAGCAGGAGTGAATAAGATAAGCTACAAGTGAACAAGGCACAAGGAATGCTGCTCAGACCTGTTTAACAGCAAACATTAATTTTAGAGAATCAAACTGATAAAATGCCACTGTTGGAAGTGCAAGGAGAAACCAAACCATTTTTCCACATAGAATAGAATTAAGGAAATTACAGACACCAAAGTGGTATTTTGTAACATTTAACTTTGAAACTAGGTGCTGCTGTACTCTATTTCAGTTTCTCTAATGTGGATTAACCCAGTGCTATTTTGTTTCATTCCAGGCAGAGGATTAACACAAACTCATGCCGTTACTGTAATTATTTAGCTTGGGCTGCAGCACAAGTgagaaaaatgccttttttattgAGAGAATTGCAGTCAAGGGTCATTTCAGCTGCAGGAGCATCTGGACTGAGCATCCTTTTTTCCATACACCACACTGCATCAAAAGGCCaccaaaaaaatctcatttcatcTCCTTCTCTTCTATTTTAATAGCATCCCTGTTGGACAAATTTCCCTGTTTAATGATCTGACAGGTCATTTCATTTCCAGTGTTTAAAAtatcatatttctttttttttggaacAAGAAAGGGATCTTCAAATTAAATAACCAAATCTAAAGatgcagaaaaaataaacactaTGTTTCTGAAATTAAATAACTACTTGCCCATTTACATTTTAACAAGTGCTACAAAGTTTAAAGAGCACTGTAAGCATTTTTTCAATGTTTAGAAACTTTTAATACAAACTTAAACTAGCTTTTGTGTGAAAAGCAAAACTGTAGAGTGTTTTATATGACACTGAGATAAACTTAATGAAGTTAatttggaaaaacaaataaTCTAAGAAATACTTATTAGAAGCTAAAATGGAAGATACAGAATGGATTCTCTGAATGCATTCTTCTGTTCTCATATAAGTGAATTAGCCTCATCTTTccatgaaaattactttttgaaGCATGTTTCCTTGAAAAATCAACCCAGAGCCTGAACTTCCAAGTCTATTTCACAGTGACTGTGCTAAAGTAGTATGAGTTCCAGCTCTCTTCCtgttgtatttgcagggaaaaCTGGGAGTGCTAATTATTCCTTTTCACCAGGATGTAATCCATGATTGCTTTGGCACGGATGAACAATGAGGAACTGCCAAGTGGTGTAGGAGGTCAAAAGGTGAAGCATTTCTAAGGGAAGCTGAGCGAGCTCCACTCTCTGGAGCAGAACTTTATCTCTTCAGGAGGGAGAAACAGttcagcagccaggcagcaaaTAAATAAGCTGCTCTACGTGGGGGGAAAAACTGACACGGTTTCTTGTTACATTTGCAAAATACAGTAAATTAACATAGCTCTAATACTGACAACTTCCAGGCAAGCAGAACATTTTAAACCCTAGAGATATTAAATAatacagttttaatttttttccagttataATCAACTCAACGTTTTACCAGATAAATCACTAAACCTCCTAAAAGGTAAATGTAGCCATGCTACTGgatttttacattatttcaatgcccaggaaaaaaataaacagcttcAACTATTAGTATCCTTCTTTAATGAATTTATCTTTCTAAACTGAGTACCCTTAGCAAAACATTACTAGTCTGTCATCACTCAGAGATCAAGTAATTCTCTTATAATGTTGGTTTTTTCTggattgtttggggtttttttgtttggttggtttttttttatggcATGTTACAGAATGTCCAAGAGTAACTTCAGCACTGATACACAAGTAACAAATACTTACATGAAGGGATAATGAACTGGGGTTCAGTATTACCCGCATAGCCGAGCTTTGTGTACCTGTAGAGGCAAAAAAGATTTGGTTGCAATATTTAATAGCACAAATAACAAAGATATCTGCTTTTTTGATGAACAGATCCCTCTTCCCATATCAGAAGGACACCACACTGACTTtcctataaaaaaaaatttaaaaaaccaaggCAAAGTAAGAATTTCTCTCGTAAAGTATAAAactgctcccagccacagaTCAAGCATCACTGCTAACTTCTACTCTAACAACATTTTACTAAGGAACACAAAGTTACATGTAATTCAATCTATCAATGTTTAGGAGTGTAATTTTTGttcctccctgctcagcagctaGTGTCTtcacataaatattttcatatagTAATGCTGGTGgttaaaatgtttttgtaatTCCACTATAGGAAGAAAAGCTGCCCTGCCCATGGACTGCCAGCTGGGCATGAGGCTGGGCTGGTCATCCTTGTGTCACAAGCAGCTGATGATGCCAAGTCCTAGCAAAAGCCATTCCATTTCACAAATGGAAAAAGCACTGTCAAAATGTGTTTAATAAGAATAAAGAAAGCAAGGGGAAAATAACCACATGCCTTCACCCAGTCTCCAGAATGTGCTATGGATATATACATGATCTTCATTATTACAATgtaaaaaaactgaagaaattaaCAAAGTATTcaagaaaaataacttcaaaacTCAGGGTACCAAAACTAGCTGCTAGAAATGCTgtcactaaagcagcacaggcaAATTCTAAAGCATGCAGACCAAAATGCACAGCTCTAGCTCAAGAGTTAGAGCTCACCCACATGTTCTTAACAAACACAGACGTGACAAAGTTCTCATTTTATCTGAGTGCAGCTGCACTGAGTTAGCACCACCAGCAAAGGCATGAAGGCTGTAGTAGCACCTCTAGAGCTTTCAGCACTCTGATGGAAAGCTGGAAGATCTTAGGAGGTGTCAGGCAGCAGTAAATACTCTCACAAGCCATAAATCCATGGCAGTGACACCgcaggaggctgggctgggagggagtgCTGCTGCCGTGCCCCAcgagcagagagcagcagcacccacacaATCTCCATCCCCGGTGCTGACTGCACCCATCAGCGCTGGCCAAGGCTCCAGATCTCACAGGGAAGGTGAATTTCTCTCTGAGTTACAAAGTGCT
Encoded proteins:
- the ACTR3 gene encoding actin-related protein 3; protein product: MAGRLPACVVDCGTGYTKLGYAGNTEPQFIIPSCIAIKESAKVVDQAQRRVLKGVDDLDFFIGDEAIEKPTYATKWPIRHGIVEDWDLMERFMEQVIFKYLRAEPEDHYFLLTEPPLNTPENREYTAEIMFESFNVPGLYIAVQAVLALAASWTSRQVGERTLTGTVIDSGDGVTHVIPVAEGYVIGSCIKHIPIAGRDITYFIQQLLREREVGIPPEQSLETAKAVKERFSYVCPDLVKEFNKYDTDGTKWIKQYTGINAISKKEFTIDVGYERFLGPEIFFHPEFANPDFTQPISEVVDEVIQNCPIDVRRPLYKNIVLSGGSTMFRDFGRRLQRDLKRTVDARLKLSEELSGGRLKPKPIDVQVITHHMQRYAVWFGGSMLASTPEFYQVCHTKKDYEEIGPSICRHNPVFGVMS